Proteins from a genomic interval of Cyanobium sp. AMD-g:
- a CDS encoding glycosyltransferase family 1 protein — protein MKIAFFTETFLPKVDGIVTRLTKTVQQLVAAGDEVLIFCPEGAPDTYMGARVVGVPAMPLPLYPELKLALPRPAVSEALDRFGPDLVHVVNPAVLGLGGIWLARSRGLPLVASYHTHLPKYLEHYGMGMLEPLLWELLKAAHNQAQLNLCTSTAMVEELASRGIQHTALWQRGVDTDLFRPELASAAMRQRLHGGHDDTGHLLLYIGRLSAEKQIDRIRPVLEAMPQTRLALVGDGPHRQQLERHFEGTATTFVGYLAGQELASAYASGDAFLFPSSTETLGLVLLEAMAAGCPVVGANRGGIPDIVSDGVNGCLYDPDQPASLPTAVERLLGDPAARRQLRLAAREEAERWGWPSATAQLQGYYRQVLNRGRLQQVA, from the coding sequence GTGAAGATCGCCTTTTTCACGGAAACCTTCCTTCCGAAGGTGGATGGCATCGTCACGCGGCTCACCAAGACGGTGCAGCAACTGGTGGCGGCCGGCGATGAGGTGCTGATCTTCTGCCCCGAGGGGGCTCCCGACACCTACATGGGCGCCCGGGTGGTGGGGGTGCCGGCCATGCCGCTGCCCCTCTATCCCGAGCTGAAACTGGCCCTGCCGCGGCCGGCGGTCTCCGAAGCCCTGGACCGCTTCGGGCCCGATCTGGTCCATGTGGTCAATCCCGCCGTGCTCGGCCTGGGGGGCATCTGGCTGGCCCGCAGCCGCGGTCTGCCGCTGGTGGCCAGCTACCACACCCACCTGCCCAAGTACCTGGAGCACTACGGCATGGGGATGCTGGAGCCCCTGCTGTGGGAACTGCTCAAGGCCGCCCACAACCAGGCCCAGCTCAATCTCTGCACCTCCACCGCCATGGTGGAGGAGCTGGCCTCCCGGGGCATCCAGCACACGGCCCTCTGGCAGCGCGGCGTGGACACCGACCTGTTCCGCCCCGAACTGGCCTCCGCCGCCATGCGCCAGCGGCTGCACGGCGGCCATGACGACACCGGCCACCTGCTGCTGTACATCGGCCGGCTCTCGGCGGAGAAGCAGATCGACCGGATCCGGCCGGTGCTGGAAGCGATGCCCCAGACCCGCCTGGCCCTGGTGGGGGACGGTCCCCACCGGCAGCAGCTGGAGCGCCATTTCGAGGGCACCGCCACCACCTTCGTGGGCTACCTGGCCGGCCAGGAGCTGGCCTCGGCCTATGCCAGCGGTGATGCCTTCCTGTTCCCCTCCAGCACGGAAACCCTCGGCCTGGTGCTGCTCGAGGCCATGGCCGCCGGCTGTCCGGTGGTGGGGGCCAACCGGGGCGGCATCCCCGACATCGTCAGTGATGGCGTCAACGGCTGCCTCTACGACCCTGACCAGCCCGCCAGCCTGCCGACGGCCGTCGAACGGCTGCTGGGCGACCCGGCCGCCCGCCGCCAGCTGCGCCTGGCCGCCCGCGAAGAGGCCGAGCGCTGGGGCTGGCCCAGCGCCACTGCCCAGCTCCAGGGCTACTACCGCCAGGTGCTCAACCGGGGCCGGCTGCAGCAGGTCGCCTGA
- the mrdA gene encoding penicillin-binding protein 2, whose amino-acid sequence MVRAVGGGVGPSTTRHTGTGHQAALLLTVMLLILAAILGRLAWLQLLHGAENRAMADENRIRLLPRNPVRGRLLDRKGRVLATNRLTYNLYLQPLQVDDRRWPELRQQLASLLGIPADRLEAQRRSGANAEGFRIPLALSLTPVQVLRFREQAGRLQGAEVSEDVLRAYPDGSLGAHVMGYTSSITEEEYAALKDHGYRISDRIGRSGLEKVYETHLRGEWGGQQLEVNAEGQVQRVLGDKPAKAGKDLRLTLDLDLQRAAEKALDGVRKGAIVAMDPQTGAVRAMASRPNFDPNIFSDGPTTAQWNSLNRPEAPMLNRAFQGFPPASTFKIVTTIAGIESGKLNENSTVPTVGSFCYYGQCYADHGSFGSIGFPFALGVSSNSFFYKVGLMVGPDELFKAARRMGYGSRTGSELAAEESPGLLGDPAWKKEVLGEPWTPVDTITSSIGQGAVTVTPIQMARLYAAVANGGWLVTPHLVERDYPRKWIGLKPATLRVLHAGLRQAVTTGTATILNDPSLPPVAGKTGTAEDPPRPDHAWFGGYAPATGKPTLVIVAFGENSGGYGGTVAAPMVKALMTVWFRGVKPPAALKAG is encoded by the coding sequence ATGGTCCGCGCTGTCGGCGGCGGGGTCGGCCCTTCCACCACCCGCCACACCGGGACGGGGCACCAGGCCGCCCTCCTGCTCACGGTCATGCTGCTGATCCTGGCGGCGATCCTCGGCCGGCTGGCCTGGCTGCAGCTGCTGCACGGGGCCGAGAACCGGGCCATGGCCGACGAGAACCGGATCCGGCTGCTGCCGCGCAACCCCGTGCGGGGGCGCCTGCTGGATCGCAAGGGCCGGGTGCTGGCCACCAATCGCCTCACCTACAACCTCTACCTCCAGCCCCTCCAGGTCGACGACCGCCGCTGGCCCGAGCTGCGCCAACAGCTCGCCAGCCTGCTGGGGATCCCCGCCGACCGGCTGGAGGCCCAGCGCAGGAGCGGCGCCAACGCCGAGGGCTTCCGCATCCCCCTGGCGCTCTCGCTCACCCCTGTGCAGGTGCTGCGCTTCCGGGAGCAAGCCGGCCGCCTGCAGGGGGCCGAGGTGTCCGAGGACGTGCTGCGGGCCTACCCCGACGGCAGCCTGGGGGCCCATGTGATGGGCTACACCAGCAGCATCACCGAGGAGGAGTACGCCGCCCTCAAGGATCACGGTTACCGCATCAGCGACCGCATCGGCCGCAGCGGGCTGGAGAAGGTCTACGAAACCCACCTGCGCGGCGAGTGGGGCGGACAGCAGCTGGAGGTGAATGCCGAGGGCCAGGTGCAGCGCGTGCTGGGGGACAAGCCCGCCAAGGCCGGCAAGGATCTGCGCCTCACCCTCGATCTCGACCTGCAGCGGGCCGCGGAGAAGGCCCTCGACGGGGTGCGCAAGGGGGCGATCGTGGCGATGGACCCCCAGACCGGGGCCGTGCGGGCCATGGCCAGCCGGCCCAACTTCGATCCCAACATCTTCTCCGACGGCCCCACCACGGCCCAGTGGAACAGCCTCAACCGGCCGGAGGCGCCGATGCTGAACCGGGCCTTCCAGGGCTTCCCGCCGGCCAGCACCTTCAAGATCGTCACCACCATCGCCGGCATCGAGTCCGGCAAGCTCAACGAGAACTCCACCGTGCCGACGGTGGGCTCCTTCTGCTACTACGGCCAGTGCTACGCCGACCATGGCTCCTTCGGCAGCATCGGCTTCCCCTTCGCCCTCGGGGTGAGCAGCAACAGCTTCTTCTACAAGGTGGGGCTGATGGTCGGTCCGGACGAGCTGTTCAAGGCCGCCCGCCGCATGGGCTACGGCAGCCGCACCGGCAGTGAGCTGGCTGCCGAGGAATCCCCCGGGCTGCTGGGGGATCCGGCCTGGAAGAAGGAGGTGCTCGGCGAACCCTGGACCCCGGTCGACACGATCACCTCCTCCATCGGCCAGGGGGCGGTGACGGTGACGCCGATCCAGATGGCCCGCCTCTACGCGGCCGTGGCCAACGGCGGCTGGCTGGTGACGCCCCACCTTGTGGAGCGTGACTACCCCCGGAAATGGATCGGGCTGAAGCCGGCCACCCTGCGGGTGCTGCATGCCGGCCTGCGCCAGGCGGTCACCACCGGCACGGCCACGATCCTCAACGACCCCAGCCTGCCGCCCGTGGCCGGCAAGACCGGCACCGCCGAGGACCCCCCCCGTCCCGACCACGCCTGGTTCGGCGGCTACGCCCCGGCCACCGGCAAGCCCACGCTGGTGATCGTCGCCTTCGGCGAGAACTCCGGTGGGTACGGCGGCACCGTGGCGGCGCCGATGGTGAAGGCCCTGATGACGGTCTGGTTCCGCGGCGTGAAACCACCAGCGGCGCTCAAGGCAGGCTGA
- the guaA gene encoding glutamine-hydrolyzing GMP synthase produces the protein MSQTPQTAPSGSERDHASGSSRPPAIVILDFGSQYSELIARRVRETEVFSLVMGYATTAAELKALAPKGIILSGGPSSVYEEGAPSCDPGLWELGIPVLGVCYGMQLMVQQLGGSVVAAGRAEYGKAPLHVDDPVDLLTNVASGSTMWMSHGDSVEALPDGFVRLAHTDNTPEAAVADHARRLYGVQFHPEVVHSTGGMVMIRNFVYHICGCIPDWTTAAFIDEAIGEVRAQVGEKRVLLALSGGVDSSTLAFLLHQAIGDRLTCMFIDQGFMRKGEPEFLMDFFDHQFHINVEYINARERFISKLAGITDPEEKRKIIGTEFIRVFEEESRRLGPFDYLAQGTLYPDVIESAGTNVDPKTGERVAVKIKSHHNVGGLPKDLQFKLVEPLRRLFKDEVRKVGRSLGLPQEIVGRHPFPGPGLAIRILGEVTDDKLDILRDADLIVREEVRDAGLYDEIWQAFAVLLPVRSVGVMGDKRTYAYPIVLRCVSSEDGMTADWSRLPYDLLELISNRIVNEVRGVNRVVLDITSKPPGTIEWE, from the coding sequence ATGTCCCAAACGCCGCAGACCGCTCCATCGGGTTCGGAACGGGACCATGCCAGCGGTTCCAGCCGTCCCCCGGCCATCGTCATCCTGGATTTCGGTTCCCAGTACTCCGAGCTGATTGCCCGCCGGGTGCGGGAAACGGAGGTGTTCTCCCTGGTGATGGGCTACGCGACCACCGCCGCGGAACTCAAGGCCCTGGCTCCGAAAGGGATCATCCTCAGCGGGGGGCCGAGCTCTGTGTACGAGGAGGGTGCCCCCTCCTGCGATCCGGGCCTCTGGGAGCTGGGTATCCCTGTGCTGGGGGTCTGCTACGGCATGCAGCTGATGGTGCAGCAACTGGGCGGCTCGGTGGTGGCGGCCGGCCGGGCTGAATACGGCAAGGCGCCGCTCCATGTCGACGACCCGGTTGATCTGCTCACCAACGTCGCCAGTGGCTCGACGATGTGGATGAGCCATGGTGATTCGGTGGAGGCGCTGCCGGACGGCTTCGTGCGCCTCGCCCACACCGACAACACCCCGGAGGCCGCGGTGGCCGACCATGCCCGCCGTCTCTACGGGGTGCAGTTCCACCCGGAGGTGGTGCACTCCACCGGTGGCATGGTGATGATCCGCAATTTTGTTTATCACATCTGCGGCTGCATCCCCGACTGGACCACGGCCGCCTTCATCGACGAGGCCATCGGCGAGGTGCGAGCCCAGGTGGGCGAGAAGCGGGTGCTGCTGGCCCTCTCGGGCGGGGTTGATTCCTCCACCCTGGCCTTCCTGCTGCATCAGGCGATCGGTGATCGCCTCACCTGCATGTTCATCGACCAGGGCTTCATGCGCAAAGGCGAGCCGGAGTTCCTGATGGATTTCTTCGATCACCAGTTCCACATCAACGTGGAATACATCAATGCCCGTGAGCGCTTCATCTCCAAGCTCGCCGGCATCACCGACCCTGAAGAGAAGCGCAAAATCATCGGCACCGAGTTCATCCGGGTGTTCGAGGAGGAAAGCCGCCGCCTCGGCCCCTTCGACTATCTGGCCCAGGGCACGCTGTATCCGGATGTGATCGAATCGGCCGGAACCAACGTCGACCCCAAGACCGGCGAACGGGTGGCGGTGAAGATCAAGAGCCACCACAACGTGGGTGGCCTGCCCAAGGATCTGCAGTTCAAGCTGGTGGAACCGCTGCGCCGCCTGTTCAAGGACGAGGTGCGCAAGGTGGGCCGAAGCCTGGGGCTGCCCCAGGAGATCGTCGGGCGCCACCCGTTCCCGGGCCCCGGCCTGGCGATCCGCATCCTGGGGGAGGTCACCGACGACAAGCTCGACATCCTGCGGGACGCCGATCTGATCGTGCGTGAGGAGGTGCGGGACGCCGGCCTCTACGACGAGATCTGGCAGGCCTTCGCCGTGCTGCTGCCGGTGCGCAGCGTCGGGGTGATGGGCGACAAGCGCACCTACGCCTATCCGATCGTGCTGCGCTGCGTTTCCTCCGAGGACGGCATGACCGCCGACTGGTCGCGCCTGCCCTACGACCTGCTGGAGCTGATTTCCAACCGCATCGTCAACGAGGTGCGGGGCGTGAACCGGGTGGTGCTCGACATCACCAGCAAGCCCCCCGGCACGATCGAGTGGGAGTAG
- the cbiD gene encoding cobalt-precorrin-5B (C(1))-methyltransferase CbiD yields MDSLRPPSAPPRGFTLPVWLAAAARAALGALQGEPFNAAVPLELLQPQGVVPVPVRAAAPLGDGLALGESCCDPGEGLDLTRGLVVWVLARWLPGDGPWLQLQPGEGVGVHAATGAACLSAYAQQLLEANLRPLLPAGRRLGLTLVLPDGRRLAERTSNAAFGVVDGLALIGTQAEVQAGADPDQLARTLAALAGRVAAPGFDGDLVLVIGENGLDLAPRLGLPPQLLLKAGNWLGPVLVAAAEAGVQRLLLFGYQGKLIKLAGGIFHTHHHLADGRAEVLTALAALEGATGSTLEALHGAATVEAALAGLEQHDPDLAARLRARIAASIESRCQAYLASHGAPPVAVGAALFDRGRQVRVCSPVGAELMERFRGAT; encoded by the coding sequence ATCGATTCCCTGCGCCCCCCCTCCGCGCCCCCGCGGGGATTCACCCTGCCGGTGTGGCTGGCGGCGGCGGCCCGCGCCGCCCTCGGGGCTTTGCAAGGGGAGCCCTTCAACGCCGCCGTGCCCCTGGAACTGCTACAGCCGCAGGGGGTGGTGCCGGTTCCGGTGCGGGCCGCCGCGCCGCTGGGGGACGGTCTGGCCCTGGGGGAGAGCTGCTGTGATCCGGGCGAGGGGCTGGACCTCACCCGTGGGCTGGTGGTCTGGGTGCTGGCCCGCTGGCTCCCCGGCGACGGGCCCTGGCTCCAGCTGCAGCCAGGAGAGGGGGTGGGGGTCCACGCGGCGACCGGGGCGGCCTGCCTCTCCGCCTATGCCCAGCAGCTGCTGGAGGCGAACCTGCGACCCCTGCTGCCGGCCGGCCGCCGACTGGGGCTCACCCTGGTGCTCCCCGACGGCCGCCGCCTGGCGGAGCGCACCAGCAATGCGGCTTTCGGGGTGGTGGACGGGCTGGCCCTGATCGGCACCCAGGCCGAGGTGCAGGCGGGCGCCGATCCGGACCAGCTCGCCCGCACCCTGGCGGCCCTGGCCGGGCGGGTGGCCGCGCCGGGATTCGACGGCGACCTGGTTCTGGTGATCGGCGAGAACGGCCTCGATCTGGCCCCCCGGCTGGGACTGCCGCCGCAGCTGTTGCTCAAGGCGGGCAACTGGCTCGGGCCGGTGCTGGTGGCGGCCGCCGAAGCGGGGGTGCAACGGCTGTTGCTGTTCGGCTACCAGGGCAAGCTGATCAAACTGGCCGGCGGCATTTTCCACACCCACCACCACCTGGCCGATGGCCGCGCCGAGGTGCTCACCGCCCTGGCCGCCCTGGAGGGGGCCACCGGATCCACACTCGAAGCCCTGCATGGGGCCGCCACGGTGGAGGCCGCCCTGGCCGGCCTGGAGCAGCACGATCCCGACCTGGCCGCGCGCCTGCGGGCGCGCATCGCCGCCAGCATCGAAAGCCGTTGCCAGGCCTACCTGGCCAGCCATGGCGCCCCGCCGGTCGCCGTGGGGGCGGCCCTGTTCGACCGCGGCCGCCAGGTGAGGGTCTGCAGTCCGGTGGGGGCGGAGCTGATGGAGCGTTTCAGGGGCGCGACCTAG
- a CDS encoding alanine--glyoxylate aminotransferase family protein translates to MQDKLTLMIPGPTPVPETVLQAMARHPIGHRSGDFQKIVRRTTEQLQWLHQTKGHVLVLTGSGTAAMEAAIVNTLSRGDKVLCGDNGKFGERWVKVAKAYGLRVEVIEAEWGQPLDPEAFRAALAADTAKEIRGVILTHSETSTGVINDLQTIAGHVKAHGTALTIADCVTSLGACDVPMDAWGVDVVGSGSQKGYMMPPGLSFVAMGERAWTAYERSDLPKFYLDLGKYRKAADDDSNPFTPAINLYFALEAALGMMQKEGLEAIFARHDRHRRATQAAMKAIGLPLYAAEGHGSPAITAVAPEGIDAEVLRKHIKERFDILLAGGQDHLKGKVFRIGHLGFVCDRDVLTAVAAIEATLQDLGLAKVPTGAGVAAAAAALAG, encoded by the coding sequence ATGCAGGACAAGCTCACACTGATGATCCCCGGCCCCACCCCGGTGCCGGAGACCGTCCTGCAGGCCATGGCCCGCCATCCGATCGGCCACCGCAGCGGCGATTTCCAGAAGATCGTGCGGCGTACCACCGAGCAGCTGCAGTGGCTGCACCAGACCAAAGGCCACGTGCTGGTGCTCACCGGCAGCGGCACCGCAGCGATGGAAGCGGCGATCGTCAACACCCTCAGCCGCGGCGACAAGGTGCTCTGCGGCGACAACGGCAAGTTCGGCGAACGCTGGGTGAAGGTGGCGAAGGCCTACGGGCTGCGCGTCGAGGTGATCGAGGCGGAATGGGGCCAGCCCCTCGATCCGGAGGCCTTCCGCGCTGCCCTTGCGGCCGACACCGCCAAGGAGATCCGGGGTGTGATCCTCACCCACTCGGAAACCTCCACCGGGGTGATCAACGACCTGCAGACCATCGCCGGCCATGTGAAGGCCCACGGAACGGCACTCACGATCGCCGACTGCGTCACCAGCCTGGGGGCCTGCGACGTGCCCATGGACGCCTGGGGCGTGGACGTGGTGGGCTCCGGCTCCCAGAAGGGATACATGATGCCGCCTGGCCTGAGCTTCGTGGCCATGGGCGAGCGGGCCTGGACGGCCTACGAGCGCTCCGACCTGCCCAAGTTCTATCTGGATCTGGGCAAGTACCGCAAAGCCGCCGACGACGACAGCAACCCGTTCACTCCGGCGATCAATCTCTACTTCGCCCTTGAGGCCGCCCTGGGGATGATGCAGAAGGAGGGCCTGGAGGCGATCTTCGCCCGCCACGACCGCCATCGGCGCGCCACCCAGGCGGCGATGAAGGCGATCGGTCTGCCGCTCTACGCGGCCGAGGGCCATGGCAGCCCGGCGATCACGGCGGTGGCCCCGGAGGGCATCGATGCCGAGGTCCTGCGCAAGCACATCAAGGAGCGTTTCGACATCCTGCTGGCCGGCGGCCAGGACCACCTCAAGGGCAAGGTGTTCCGCATCGGCCACCTGGGCTTCGTCTGCGACCGCGATGTGCTCACCGCCGTGGCGGCGATCGAGGCCACCCTGCAGGACCTGGGCCTGGCCAAGGTGCCCACCGGCGCTGGCGTGGCGGCGGCGGCGGCGGCCCTGGCCGGCTGA
- a CDS encoding AbrB family transcriptional regulator, translated as MHQPWHLLLYVMAGLAGGLLALRTGIPAAPLAGALLGAALVSVTGRLEVAQWPVGSRTLLEIGIGTVIGTGLTGTALQELRQLWRPALLITVTLVVTGLVVGFGCSRLMGVDPVVALLGAAPGGISGMSLVGAEFGVGAAVASLHAVRLITVLLILPLVVKLVLPATAAPPGG; from the coding sequence ATGCACCAGCCCTGGCATCTTTTGCTGTACGTGATGGCGGGACTCGCCGGCGGCCTGCTGGCCCTGCGCACCGGTATCCCGGCGGCTCCGCTGGCCGGGGCCCTGCTCGGGGCCGCCCTGGTCAGCGTGACCGGCCGGCTCGAGGTGGCCCAGTGGCCGGTCGGGTCCCGCACCCTGCTGGAAATCGGCATCGGCACGGTGATCGGCACCGGCCTCACCGGCACCGCCCTGCAGGAGCTGCGTCAGCTGTGGCGGCCCGCACTGCTGATCACCGTCACCTTGGTGGTCACAGGCCTGGTCGTGGGCTTTGGCTGCAGCCGCCTGATGGGCGTCGACCCGGTGGTGGCCCTGCTGGGGGCGGCCCCGGGGGGCATCAGCGGCATGAGCCTGGTCGGAGCGGAGTTCGGCGTCGGGGCGGCCGTGGCCAGCCTGCATGCGGTGCGGCTGATCACCGTGCTGCTGATCCTGCCGCTGGTGGTGAAGCTGGTGCTCCCCGCCACCGCCGCCCCGCCAGGCGGCTGA
- a CDS encoding DUF6554 family protein gives MATRHFLLRRLGPLVLAAAAGLLATAGTAQSARAGNDIEGPGGKGAQVYCFMRNNGNVHEVSWTASYALIKRQSAGLFKTSPEHAAVMITEAVVQNPGTFPDCGRFLGDLYAPRTPGSSATSPEPSPTAISVVGGGKAGGSGMTRSERYN, from the coding sequence ATGGCCACACGCCACTTTCTCCTTCGCCGACTGGGCCCCCTCGTCCTGGCGGCGGCAGCCGGCCTGCTCGCCACCGCCGGCACAGCACAGAGCGCCCGCGCCGGCAATGACATCGAGGGGCCCGGGGGCAAGGGCGCCCAGGTGTACTGCTTCATGCGCAACAACGGCAACGTCCACGAAGTCAGCTGGACAGCCTCCTATGCCCTGATCAAGCGCCAGAGCGCCGGTCTGTTCAAGACCTCCCCTGAACATGCCGCGGTGATGATCACCGAGGCCGTGGTTCAGAACCCCGGCACCTTCCCCGATTGCGGCCGCTTCCTGGGCGATCTGTATGCGCCGCGCACCCCCGGCAGTTCCGCGACCAGCCCCGAACCCAGCCCCACCGCCATCTCGGTCGTCGGCGGTGGTAAGGCTGGTGGCAGCGGCATGACCCGGAGTGAGCGTTACAACTGA
- a CDS encoding DEAD/DEAH box helicase, whose translation MRLGASGLIEVVSPFDAVTQAHLRAIRPRGQWLSRRGCWQFPLEAAGALQQQCAGRFPVTPELEQWFGWLSQPLPPLPPHRALVAAAAAEEDMPDGRRLFRHQRQAVRWLLARRGAVLADAMGLGKTLSALVAGRALVRLADCRLVVVAPAGLHHHWRQEAAGLGLRLELHSWARLPAELPDAGTVLIADEAHFAQTIHAARTQAFLRLARHPRLRAIWLLSGTPMKNGRPVQLFPLLAAIGHPLGADQRHFEERYCQGHWREQGGRRIWQASGASQLEELQRLVRPLVLHRRKGQCLDLPPKQRLERAVSLDAAEAEAFERALQERIDDYRRRAWAGEVRRDAEALAVFTALRQIASRHKLAATSELVADLRDRGEAVVVFTAFVATALALHRQIGHGDDGGPLVGAVPPARRQRLVDAFQSGRSPVLIATYGTGGLGFTLHRARHVVLVERPWTPGDAEQAEDRCHRIGMGAALTSHWLQLGVADRLVDDLIASKAERISLLLQRQRALPALVRQWLDSV comes from the coding sequence ATGCGCCTGGGCGCCTCGGGTCTGATCGAAGTTGTCAGTCCCTTCGACGCGGTGACCCAGGCGCACCTGCGGGCTATCCGCCCCCGCGGGCAGTGGCTCAGCCGACGCGGCTGCTGGCAGTTTCCCCTCGAGGCGGCCGGCGCGTTGCAGCAGCAGTGCGCCGGCCGCTTTCCGGTCACACCGGAGTTGGAGCAGTGGTTCGGTTGGCTGTCGCAGCCCCTGCCGCCCCTGCCCCCGCACCGGGCCCTGGTGGCGGCGGCCGCCGCCGAGGAGGACATGCCCGATGGCCGCCGGCTGTTCCGCCACCAGCGGCAGGCGGTGCGCTGGCTGCTGGCCCGGCGTGGGGCCGTGCTGGCCGATGCGATGGGCCTGGGCAAGACCCTCAGTGCCCTGGTGGCCGGCCGTGCCCTGGTGCGCCTGGCCGACTGCCGCCTGGTGGTGGTGGCCCCGGCGGGGCTGCATCATCACTGGCGGCAGGAGGCGGCGGGGCTGGGTCTGCGCCTGGAGCTGCACAGCTGGGCCCGGTTGCCTGCCGAGCTGCCGGACGCCGGCACGGTGTTGATCGCCGATGAGGCCCACTTCGCCCAGACGATCCACGCCGCCCGCACCCAGGCGTTCCTGCGGCTGGCTCGCCATCCGCGCCTGCGGGCGATCTGGCTGCTCTCCGGCACGCCGATGAAGAACGGCCGGCCGGTCCAGCTGTTTCCCCTGCTGGCGGCCATCGGCCACCCCCTGGGGGCCGACCAGCGCCACTTCGAGGAGCGCTACTGCCAGGGGCACTGGCGCGAGCAGGGGGGGCGGCGGATCTGGCAGGCCAGCGGCGCCAGCCAGCTGGAGGAGCTGCAGCGGTTGGTGCGGCCCCTGGTGCTGCATCGGCGTAAGGGGCAGTGCCTCGACCTGCCGCCCAAGCAGCGGCTGGAGCGGGCCGTGAGCCTCGACGCCGCCGAGGCCGAGGCCTTTGAGCGGGCCCTGCAGGAGCGGATCGACGACTACCGCCGCCGGGCCTGGGCCGGTGAGGTGCGCCGCGATGCCGAAGCCCTCGCCGTGTTCACGGCCCTGCGCCAGATCGCTTCGCGCCACAAGCTGGCCGCCACCTCCGAACTGGTCGCCGACCTGCGGGACCGTGGCGAAGCGGTGGTGGTGTTCACGGCTTTCGTGGCCACCGCCCTGGCCCTGCACCGGCAGATCGGCCACGGTGACGACGGGGGGCCCCTGGTCGGTGCCGTGCCCCCGGCCAGGCGGCAGAGGCTGGTGGATGCCTTTCAGTCGGGGCGCAGCCCCGTGCTGATCGCCACTTACGGCACCGGGGGCCTGGGGTTCACCCTGCACCGGGCCAGGCACGTGGTGCTGGTCGAACGGCCCTGGACCCCTGGCGACGCCGAGCAGGCCGAAGACCGCTGCCACCGGATCGGCATGGGCGCCGCGCTCACCAGCCACTGGCTGCAGCTGGGCGTCGCCGATCGACTGGTGGACGACCTGATCGCCAGCAAGGCCGAACGGATCTCCCTGCTGCTGCAGCGCCAGCGGGCCTTGCCGGCGCTGGTGCGCCAGTGGCTCGACAGCGTCTAG
- a CDS encoding HNH endonuclease: MQARDGVFLEDLCPKLRARRWRQSLHRMTGRRCLYCGEASESIDHVHPLSRGGQSITENCVPACLGCNGRKGDSDAFTWYRSQPFYDPRRAMALRAWTDGDLRLALRLLQWVAPVEAETATAAEAEVTHQTRQASTPLWRWQMAS, encoded by the coding sequence ATGCAGGCCAGGGATGGAGTCTTTCTCGAAGATCTCTGCCCCAAGCTGCGAGCGCGACGATGGCGACAGTCGCTGCACCGGATGACCGGACGTCGGTGCCTCTATTGCGGCGAGGCCTCCGAATCCATCGACCACGTGCATCCGCTGAGCCGCGGCGGCCAGAGCATCACCGAAAACTGTGTGCCGGCCTGCCTGGGCTGCAACGGCCGCAAGGGCGACAGCGATGCCTTCACCTGGTACCGAAGCCAGCCCTTCTACGACCCGCGCCGGGCGATGGCCCTGCGGGCCTGGACCGATGGTGACCTGCGCCTGGCACTGCGGCTGCTGCAGTGGGTGGCGCCCGTTGAAGCGGAGACAGCCACGGCGGCCGAGGCCGAAGTGACTCACCAGACCCGGCAGGCCTCCACGCCGTTGTGGCGGTGGCAGATGGCCTCCTGA
- a CDS encoding SDR family oxidoreductase has product MSTESVNPVAVADRIDHPALAAAAAAIGRLLVLGGGYTGRRVAQALEAAGVPVLLTHRQPAPSANEPGWLHFDPDQGALPTPADLAGVSHVLVTIPPNAGGRDPVLESLEAQLRRLDPAWVGYLSTTGVYGDTDGAWVDETSPTRPLLERSQARLACEQAWRRSGLPVQLLRLPAIYGPGRNPMLNLRNGTARLIHKPGQVFSRVHVDDIVGAVLHTIALPPQARPDTLILADTFPCPSSEILGLAAHLLGCKLPDVQRYADVAPSMGPMARSFWSENRRTSSRRLREDLGYRLLYPTYREGLSSCTGDFF; this is encoded by the coding sequence ATGTCGACGGAATCTGTCAACCCGGTGGCCGTTGCCGATCGGATCGACCACCCGGCCCTTGCCGCTGCCGCCGCTGCCATCGGCCGGCTGCTGGTGCTCGGCGGGGGGTACACCGGGCGGCGTGTGGCCCAGGCGCTGGAGGCGGCCGGCGTGCCGGTGCTGCTGACCCACCGCCAGCCCGCCCCAAGCGCCAACGAGCCGGGCTGGCTGCACTTCGATCCCGACCAGGGGGCACTGCCCACCCCGGCGGACCTGGCCGGGGTGAGCCATGTGCTGGTGACGATCCCACCCAATGCCGGCGGCCGGGATCCGGTGCTCGAGTCGCTGGAGGCCCAGTTGCGGCGCCTCGATCCCGCCTGGGTGGGCTACCTCTCCACCACCGGGGTCTACGGCGACACCGATGGTGCCTGGGTGGACGAGACGAGTCCAACCCGGCCGCTGCTGGAGCGCAGCCAGGCCCGGCTGGCCTGTGAGCAGGCCTGGCGCCGCAGCGGCCTGCCGGTGCAATTGCTGCGGCTGCCCGCCATCTACGGCCCCGGCCGCAATCCGATGCTGAACCTGCGCAACGGCACGGCGCGGCTGATCCACAAGCCCGGCCAGGTGTTCTCCCGGGTCCACGTCGACGACATCGTCGGGGCTGTGCTGCACACCATCGCCCTGCCGCCCCAGGCCAGACCCGACACCCTGATCCTGGCGGACACCTTCCCGTGCCCCTCCAGCGAGATCCTGGGCCTGGCCGCCCACCTGCTGGGCTGCAAGCTGCCGGACGTGCAGCGCTACGCCGACGTGGCCCCCAGCATGGGACCGATGGCCCGCAGCTTCTGGAGCGAGAATCGACGCACCAGCAGCCGAAGGCTCCGGGAGGATCTCGGCTACCGCCTGCTCTATCCCACCTACCGGGAGGGCCTGTCCTCCTGCACCGGGGACTTCTTCTGA